The genome window ctctgctctaaggagaacaatcccagcttccccaGTCCCTCCGCATGAAGTGAAGACCCTCATCCTCCCAgcatcaaactggtgaagctGTCCGTACCCGTTAGGAAaccaaaccctcccccccaccccaccccaccccaccccgttcCTCCCCACTGACTCCCAACTCCCTCCCACGTTGGGGTTGCGGGAGCGGGGCTGGGGTGGGCGCTCAGAACCCAGAGTAGGAAGTGTCCCCCGAGTCCGAGACAGCCACGATGGAGTGGCGCCGGCCCTGCTTGACGAAATCGCCGCCGAGGCAGCTGGCCACCCGCAGGGCCTCCAGCAGCTGACTCCTGAACTTGACCCCGACGAAGGCGTACAGGAAGGGGTTGAGGCAGCAGTGCAGGTTCCCCAGGCAGCTGGTGAGGGAGTAGCTGGTGTCGATGCGCTCTTCCAGGCCGCAGTCTCGCTGGATGGCCCCCAGCCGGTGCAGGGTCTCCAGGAACATCACCACGTTGTACGGGGTCCAGCAGACGAAGAAGACCAGCACCACCACGGTGATGAGCTTGATGGCCCGGCACTCCTTGCGGCGCTGGTAGTTGTGggactgccggagggtcaggatGATGTTGAGGTAGCAGTAGGCCATGATTGTCAGGGGCATCAGGAAGCCGGTGACGTGGTAGAAAAAGCGCATAGCCACGATCCAAGCCTTGGACGCCTTTGCCCCATAGTCATGGGCACACCTGGCAGAGCCATTGTTCTGTATGGGCCTGAGGTACACAAAGTCAGGGATGGCCAAAACGACACAGACCAGCCACACCACAAAGCAGCTGAGGCAAGCCCTCCCTGGCTTGCGCCTCCTGTACATGTGGACGGCGTGCACTATGGAGAGGTACCGGTCGAAGCTGATGCAGCCCAGGAGGTAGATGCTGCTGTAGAAGCTGATGTTGTACAAGGCCCCCACTACCTTGCAGGTGACGACTCCGAAGGCCCAGCCCAGGGTTGCTTCGAACGCCCAGAAGGGCatgcccaacaccagcaggaggtCAGCCATGGCCAAGTGCAGGATGTAGGTGTCGGTGACCGCCAGGGCTCGCAGATGCCTGGTGAGGGCCAGCATCACCAGGCCGTTCCCCATCAGCCCGACCAGGAAGACGGCCCAGTAGAAGACGGGTATAAAGACGCGCTGGAACGCCCAGCTGCTGATGCCATCGCAGGGCTGGACGGTGCAGATGGTGTCCTTGTCGCACGGATCGTAGCTGTAATTCTGGAAGTAGTCGGAGGTGAGGTTGTAAAGCAGAGATAAGTTGAAGTCAGAGTAACCCTGCAAGAGAATCAAGGGGATGAACTTAGATTAGTcaaagagcacacacacacaccccgccggCAATCGGGAATTTCAGTCCATGACCCGTATCGAGGCTGAGGGTCGCCCGAAACCGGTCTCTGATGTCGATGGGAAGAATGCCCCCCTCGGCGGAATTAAACGTCCCCACACGTGGCGGGACATGGTTGAAAAGGCAAGTGGATGCGTGTTGCTGAAATAACAGGCGGAGAGGGAGACCCGCGTCGATCCAGGGCCCTCACGCGACCGGCGGGCACAACCCAACGCGGGTGCAAGACCCTCCTGAAGCACGCTCGCTCTCGGGATGTAGGAAAGGCTGCAGGCGGttggcgcacagcaagatcccacgaccAGCGACGTGAtcagttcacctgttttgtttttattatatgggctgtgatgttggttgagggagtaAATAGTGACCCAGGACGCCTCAGCTCTGACAAAGGGGTCATTGACCTGGGACGTTGACGCTGCcgctctccacagaggctgcctgtCCCGCGGTGGGCTTTCCGGGGCTTTTTATTTGTTCCGATTTGCAACGGGGAACCCAACGTGCTGCTCTTCGCATCAGAGCCATGTAATCCTTTACACCCACCCAAAGAGGAAATTTGGGccccagtttaatatctcatctgaaagacagcactccctcagtactgaccctccga of Carcharodon carcharias isolate sCarCar2 chromosome 29, sCarCar2.pri, whole genome shotgun sequence contains these proteins:
- the LOC121270999 gene encoding C-X-C chemokine receptor type 3-like, with amino-acid sequence MVQRQGESRTFRKECVCISGYSDFNLSLLYNLTSDYFQNYSYDPCDKDTICTVQPCDGISSWAFQRVFIPVFYWAVFLVGLMGNGLVMLALTRHLRALAVTDTYILHLAMADLLLVLGMPFWAFEATLGWAFGVVTCKVVGALYNISFYSSIYLLGCISFDRYLSIVHAVHMYRRRKPGRACLSCFVVWLVCVVLAIPDFVYLRPIQNNGSARCAHDYGAKASKAWIVAMRFFYHVTGFLMPLTIMAYCYLNIILTLRQSHNYQRRKECRAIKLITVVVLVFFVCWTPYNVVMFLETLHRLGAIQRDCGLEERIDTSYSLTSCLGNLHCCLNPFLYAFVGVKFRSQLLEALRVASCLGGDFVKQGRRHSIVAVSDSGDTSYSGF